In Tachysurus fulvidraco isolate hzauxx_2018 chromosome 1, HZAU_PFXX_2.0, whole genome shotgun sequence, a single window of DNA contains:
- the svep1 gene encoding sushi, von Willebrand factor type A, EGF and pentraxin domain-containing protein 1 isoform X8, whose product MAAPWLLVTVWFSLLRTSGSTIPSQSPRDISESAESKIERLGQTFKRNVRLLRERAGHLELVFLVDESSSVGATNFRNELHFVRKMLSDFPVASEATRVALITFSSKNHVLTRVDYISAPKAHQHKCALFNKEIPAITYRGGGTYTRGAFQRAAQILRSSRQNATKVIFLITDGYSNGGDPRPVAAVLRRSGVEIFTLGIWQGNIRELHDMASHPKDQHCYFVHNFDEFEALVRRALHEDLPSGGYIQDDQSYCSSLCLEGRDCCDLMASCQCGIHTGQYDCVCEKGHYGKGLQLECTACPPGTYKPVAIPGGVGTCLPCPDPQHTSRPGSTSVSDCVCNEGYTLHNHTCQAVVCPVLSAPENGFFIQHMCNNQFNSACGVRCLAGFELQGSSIRLCQADGTWSGAPSICTAARSCPVLSAPQHGQLNCSVGVSSSQLECAVRCQKGFRLEGKARLTCLPSSQWSGPPPRCVEVRCSSIITLEQVRLSPPACGKRAMRTGAVCRFSCRQGYRLLGNPEVRCLATGEWSNDMHKVSCADAEPPWIQCPENIITPTNKRQGSSNVTLSAPVVRDNSGNEVVVQVTPILSPAQPFPIGTEVITYTATDPAGNKANCSFTVTVIDMEPPLIDRCRSPPTVQATDTETPVYWDEPQFSDNSGAQLNISSTHSFGDTFPVGETAVYHTATDPSGNNRTCELIITVQGSTCEQPYVPVNANFSCIKEDKGVNCTLVCREGYSLTQNAVHSYFCPNNGRWEPARTPDRPDCSQNRIANKGFKPFEMLFKASRCDDPDLLKSFTGDFTNILGDIVPKICDGDEVNCKLEVMTQGQCLEYNYDYPNGFAIGPGGWSSNGQDYAYFDSGFSPDHQRSLLQQDGVFHHSSHLRGKRHRELTGPTRDQKIQIYFNITASIPLPLSRNDSVEVANQKRLLRTLELLTNRLRRTLSKQSLSTFHVSSEMIVADPKSLDSKKASLYCPPGSVLKGRMCVQCPVGTYFSADYAECESCRRGSYQDEEGQTECKLCPDGFSTPYLHSRSLSECKAQCKPGSSSLSGLETCESCPLGQYQPGFGSRSCLPCPSKTSTVNRGAMEQSECGVPCSAGHFSRTGLVPCYPCPRDYYQPGEGRSYCLSCPFYGTTTVSGARTIQQCSTFGSSFLPKEESITTAPESPVIRDYQASSQMFHECFLNPCQNQGTCEEVGVGYVCTCLPGFTGAKCESDINECDSAPCQNGGLCRDRVGGFHCQCKPGFVGSLCEVDVNECSSSPCLNKGVCVDKVNRFSCSCADGFTGSRCELEIDECESRPCQNGGVCKDLDAGYSCSCSQGFTGESCEVNINECNTAPCLNGGTCVDAINDFRCDCVSGFSGKLCQVDEDECESNPCLNGATCKDDVGSYTCRCPPGFNGTRCETEMSANFNLDFEVSGIHGYVMMDGMMPALTQITCTFWMRSSDTVNYGTPISYAVDGGSDNAFLLIDYNGWVLYVNGKERITDCPAVNDGRWHHIGVTWRSTDGDWRIYIDGSPSDGGKGLSMGRTIPGGGALVLGQDQDQRGEGFNPVESFVGSLSQLNIWDYVLSPQQIRSLASSCPSELQRGNVFAWPDFLHGITGRVKTNPKSMFCADCPLLQDIIPNVRSSSPVVTPGTQVKFSCNPGYYLVGEPVQKCLNRGAWSHAQPHCERVNCGAPHALLHGQYHGEDFYAGSSVLYQCKPGFYLLGESKMHCGNNGKWAGNVPACLDMDECALGSDCDENASCQNTEGSYICTCIYPFTGDGRNCAALSCSPPTVPKHGLLEGTNFTYRSKVTFSCEKGYILQGPTEIECQSDLTWSRASPSCEPVTCSEPPAVDFADISLNGNVYLSTSTYTCIKGYRLQGQGKLKCEASGKWTSPTPICARVNCGDPPALKDAVVKGDNFTLGSQVHYICKEGYTLLGTESQECLPSGEWSREFSQCVPRSCGPPPTVDHAHPDTGHKLFGDTAIYFCDDGYTAGNNTKLFCNADGIWAPLEGQSMPYCIATFCQRPPDLLHAILDSIYKPKYTSNTEVSYKCEEGFMLNTTATLKCLMGGEWSPSPMDIGCVPIRCSKPENIERGYVSGTNYNFGAVIAYSCDKGYYIRGEKRRTCMANGEWGGALPTCQPISCSIPPRLINGYIQDSTRRANYVYNSKVTYTCNGGYRLIGKADRTCMANKMWSNIDPPVCKLLNCPQPPDILHGHYRGSIFEVGSKVEYVCDEGYELNGEAIWTCLKYGKWDKTKTPQCSPVQCVEPPLEENHLVLRSLDSNSGTVELSCEDGYVLHGAKILRCTPSREWNDSFPVCKQVSCGSPPEVSFGDPSSTSTYFSSVITYSCMAGFTLRKEASVSCQADGRWSTPYPECIPVECPHPEEISNGIVDVQGLMYLSTALYSCKHGYDLVGNSTVICGQRGLWIGGVPACRPIQCAPPKEIPNGFAKFSQLLFSRSVTYTCQRGYRLEGPETLTCLESGKWDNEVPSCQQIYCFPPKPIDNGFVEGQDHKFGMTIFYSCFPGFLLVGQSHVTCEENGWSSLVPTCTPADCGLPPHIDFGDYFKIQDPSAELAGDKPSDTPSPADTSFLHGTMVEYRCHAGYEMNGRVALVCQEDGTWNGTAPKCVPAKCDTPPHPEHGSVTVTDTVLGRLVEYSCDEGYELDGPTVQQCISGHQWSNEAPQCAPVNCGDPGGIANGEMIGSYFHFKGVIQYECHTGFVLQGLGTRTCQMDGKWDGKAPWCKAVSCGRPVVSSDVLIKGDGYTFGKRLLFSCHNGFILHGTHTSVCLANGTWSENAPKCLPADCGRPPIIQNGRVTGTNYGYNGKVKYECNVGYILAGNPTLVCGGDGLWDDPPPRCDIVTCDPPEDISHGFLNGSSFNFEDVVEYVCFPGYETIGSPILRCAADGNWVGTVPECRLCICNPPVLRFGVVLGRDHTCGASVWFRCDEGYILLGPTESVCDKGGLWSPGVPICSRGRCATPPPAIPNALVQGGTVVPDEVTYECRKGYRPRGNPNLSCGRLGRWEVPSLHCDPVSCGEPPPVPNAEIVESIFTYGKKAQYRCKVGYMLVTQTGTINCQSDGTWSKHSVRCQPIPCSLPTNLTHVVVTASQHTPVGGTATISCMPGFYLEGAALSECELFGKWSPSFSSNSCVPVICEKPLPILHGNIKGDDYNYGDMIVYTCLPGFELQGHDVQICQGDRTWSGSQPECVATSCGAPPIVENAVSLPTGESYQSNVTYICNAGMNLVGPQNLTCQADGTWSSPAPTCEASKGCEKPGGFINGKVLEQSLVNWKALEFFCNKGYALQGESLVVCMGNGSWSSPFPICTLLIRRGPRWLRC is encoded by the exons caTGCCCACCAGGGACGTACAAGCCCGTGGCAATACCAGGGGGCGTGGGGACGTGTTTGCCGTGTCCGGACCCTCAGCACACCTCCAGACCTGGCAGCAcgtctgtgtctgactgtgtgtgtaatgaggGGTACACACTGCACAATCACACCTGCCAAG cAGTGGTGTGTCCGgttctctctgctccagagaaTGGCTTCTTCATCCAGCACATGTGTAATAACCAGTTTAACTCAGCATGTGGTGTGCGATGTCTAGCAGGGTTTGAGCTGCAAGGGAGCAGCATCAGATTGTGCCAAGCAGATGGCACCTGGTCTGGAGCTCCATCCATCTGCACAG cAGCACGTTCCTGTCCGGTCCTGTCCGCTCCACAGCACGGACAGCTGAACTGCAGCGTCGGCGTCTCCTCCTCTCAGCTCGAGTGTGCAGTACGCTGTCAGAAAGGCTTCAGACTGGAGGGCAAAGCCAGACTCACCTGCCTGCCAAGCTCACAGTGGAGCGGCCCTCCACCTCGGTGTGTGG AGGTGCGTTGTTCGTCCATCATAACCCTTGAGCAGGTCCGTCTGTCCCCTCCTGCCTGTGGAAAAAGAGCAATGCGGACTGGAGCCGTGTGCAGGTTTTCTTGTCGCCAGGGGTATCGTCTCCTGGGTAATCCAGAGGTGCGCTGCCTGGCAACTGGAGAGTGGAGTAACGATATGCATAAGGTCTCCTGTGCAG ATGCAGAGCCTCCATGGATTCAGTGTCCTGAGAACATCATCACACCAACCAACAAGCGTCAGGGTTCCTCTAACGTCACTCTGAGTGCACCGGTAGTGAGAGATAATTCCGGAAATGag GTTGTTGTCCAGGTCACACCCATTCTTAGCCCTGCTCAGCCTTTCCCAATTGGCACAGAAGTCATCACGTACACCGCTACTGATCCTGCTGGGAACAAGGCCAACTGCTCCTTCACGGTCACTGTTATCG ATATGGAGCCTCCGTTGATTGACAGGTGCCGGTCTCCGCCCACCGTCCAGgccacagacacagagacgccAGTATACTGGGACGAGCCACAGTTTTCAGACAATTCAG GGGCTCAACTGAACATTTCCAGCACTCACTCTTTTGGTGATACATTTCCTGTTGGAGAGACTGCAGTGTATCACACTGCCACAGACCCGTCCGGCAACAACCGCACTTGTGAGCTCATCATCACGGTGCAAG GTTCCACATGTGAGCAGCCATATGTTCCGGTCAATGCAAACTTCTCCTGCATAAAGGAAGATAAAGGTGTGAATTGCACCCTGGTCTGCAGAGAGGGTTACAGTCTTACCCAGAATGCAGTGCACAGTTATTTTTGCCCCAATAACGGCCGATGGGAACCTGCACGAACTCCGGACAGACCAGACTGCTCCC AGAACAGAATAGCCAATAAAGGCTTCAAACCCTTTGAGATGCTGTTCAAGGCATCACGCTGTGATGATCCAGACCTACTGAAGTCCTTCACTGGAGACTTCACTAATATTCTAGGAGATATT gtTCCTAAAATCTGTGATGGAGATGAAGTCAACTGTAAACTGGAAGTGATGACACAAGGACAGTGTCTGGAGTACAACTATGATTATCCAAATGGATTTGCAATTG gtccaGGAGGATGGAGCAGTAATGGTCAGGACTATGCTTACTTTGATAGTGGTTTTTCTCCAGATCATCAGCGCAGCCTCCTCCAGCAGGACGGCGTGTTCCACCACTCTTCCCACTTGCGGGGTAAACGTCATCGTGAGCTCACAGGGCCCACACGTGACCAAAAGATCCAGATCTACTTTAATATCACAG CAAGCATCCCACTGCCCCTATCGAGGAACGACTCAGTGGAAGTAGCCAATCAAAAGAGACTCTTGCGGACGCTGGAGTTATTGACCAATCGGCTGAGGAGGACACTGAGCAAACAGTCACTGAGCACGTTTCATGTATCATCTGAGATGATCGTTGCTGACCCTAAATCTCTGGACAGTAAGAAGGCTTCTCTGTACTGCCCACCTGGATCTGTGCTGAAGGGACGCATGTGCG tGCAGTGTCCAGTGGGGACGTATTTCTCAGCGGACTATGCTGAGTGTGAGAGCTGCAGGAGGGGTTCATATCAGGACGAGGAAGGCCAGACAGAGTGTAAACTGTGTCCAGACGGATTCTCCACCCCTTACCTTCACTCCCGCAGCCTGTCCGAGTGCAAAG caCAGTGTAAGCCTGGCAGCTCATCCCTCAGTGGGCTGGAGACATGTGAGTCGTGCCCATTGGGTCAGTACCAGCCTGGTTTTGGCTCGCGCTCATGTCTGCCATGCCCTTCAAAAACCTCCACCGTGAACCGAGGAGCCATGGAGCAGAGCGAGTGTGGAG TTCCGTGCTCTGCAGGTCATTTCTCCCGTACCGGACTGGTCCCATGTTACCCCTGTCCTCGTGACTATTACCAACCTGGAGAGGGACGATCCTACTGCCTCTCCTGCCCCTTCTATGGCACCACCACCGTCTCGGGAGCCCGAACCATCCAACAGTGCTCCA CATTTGGCTCTAGTTTCTTGCCTAAAGAGGAAAGTATAACTACAGCACCAGAAAGTCCTGTGATAAGAGACTATCAGGCCAGCAGTCAG ATGTTCCATGAGTGCTTCCTGAACCCGTGTCAGAACCAGGGCACGTGTGAGGAGGTGGGAGTGGGATATGTGTGCACTTGTCTCCCAGGGTTCACAG GAGCTAAATGTGAGAGTGACATTAACGAGTGCGACTCTGCTCCATGTCAGAACGGCGGTCTGTGCAGAGACAGAGTGGGAGGCTTTCATTGCCAATGCAAGCCTGGCTTTGTGG gaTCACTGTGTGAAGTAGACGTAAATGAGTGCAGCTCTTCTCCGTGTCTGAAcaagggagtgtgtgtggacaagGTGAATCGGTTCAGCTGCAGCTGTGCAGATGGATTCACAG GGTCTCGATGTGAACTGGAGATAGATGAGTGTGAGTCCAGGCCTTGCCAAAATGGAGGGGTGTGTAAGGACCTGGATGCTGGATATTCCTGCTCATGTAGTCAGGGTTTCACCGGAGAGAGCTGTGAAGTGAATATCAACGAGTGCAACACCGCCCCCTGTCTGAATGGAGGAACATGTGTGGATGCTATCAATGACTTCAG gtgtgattgcgtgagtgggTTTAGTGGGAAACTGTGCCAGGTTGATGAGGACGAGTGCGAGTCTAACCCATGTTTGAATGGTGCCACTTGCAAGGATGACGTGGGGAGCTACACCTGCCGATGCCCTCCTGGGTTCAACGGAACCAGGTGTGAGACAG AAATGTCTGCCAACTTCAACCTAGACTTTGAGGTGTCTGGTATTCATGGGTATGTGATGATGGATGGGATGATGCCAGCACTCACTCAGATCACCTGCACGTTCTGGATGAGATCATCAGACACGGTCAACTATGGAACTCCAATCTCGTATGCGGTGGATGGGGGCAGTGACAACGCCTTTCTCCTTATAGATTACAATGG CTGGGTTCTGTATGTGAACGGGAAAGAAAGGATCACAGACTGTCCAGCGGTGAACGATGGAAGGTGGCACCACATCGGTGTGACGTGGAGGAGTACGGACGGTGACTGGAGGATATACATCGATGGAAGCCCTTCTGATGGTGGAAAGGGCCTGTCCATGGGTCGTACCATTCCAG gaGGTGGTGCTCTGGTGCTGGGACAGGATCAGGATCAGAGAGGCGAGGGCTTCAACCCAGTTGAGTCCTTTGTTGGTTCTCTCAGCCAGCTCAATATCTGGGATTATGTCCTCTCCCCACAGCAG ATCAGATCTCTGGCCAGTTCTTGTCCAAGTGAGCTACAGAGAGGGAACGTGTTTGCCTGGCCTGACTTTCTACATGGCATTACAGGTCGAGTCAAAACCAACCCTAAGAGCATGTTCTGTGCTG ATTGCCCCCTGCTGCAAGATATTATACCCAACGTGCGTTCTTCCAGTCCAGTAGTGACACCAGGCACTCAGGTGAAATTCTCCTGCAATCCTGGATATTACCTGGTGGGGGAGCCAGTGCAGAAGTGTCTGAACAGAGGGGCATGGAGCCATGCACAGCCTCACTGTGAAC GAGTGAACTGTGGTGCACCTCATGCTCTGCTGCATGGTCAGTATCATGGTGAAGATTTCTATGCTGGGAGTTCTGTGTTGTACCAGTGCAAGCCTGGCTTCTACCTGCTTGGTGAGAGCAAAATGCATTGTGGCAACAACGGCAAATGGGCCGGAAACGTGCCTGCATGTCTGG ataTGGATGAGTGTGCCTTGGGCTCCGATTGCGATGAGAACGCCAGCTGTCAGAACACAGAGGGCTCATACATCTGTACCTGCATTTACCCCTTCACCGGGGATGGGAGGAACTGCGCAG ccCTATCATGTAGTCCACCTACAGTCCCAAAGCATGGACTCTTGGAGGGAACAAACTTCACATACAGAAGCAAGGTGACTTTCAG CTGTGAAAAAGGTTACATCCTCCAAGGGCCAACAGAAATAGAGTGTCAATCTGACCTGACGTGGAGTAGAGCTTCACCTAGCTGTGAGCCTGTGACCTGCAGCGAGCCCCCTGCTGTGGACTTTGCAGACATCAGTCTTAACGGAAATGTTTACTTGTCAACTTCGACATACACCTGCATTAAAGGTTACAG ATTGCAGGGCCAAGGGAAGCTGAAATGTGAAGCGTCTGGAAAATGGACATCACCTACTCCTATCTGTGCAAGAGTGAACTGTGGAGATCCACCTGCCTTAAAGGATGCAGTTGTCAAAGGAGACAACTTCACTTTGGGCAGTCAAGTGCATTACATCTGCAAAGAAGG ATACACACTACTGGGTACTGAATCTCAGGAGTGCCTACCAAGTGGTGAATGGAGTCGTGAATTTTCCCAATGCGTGCCACGCTCATGCGGACCACCACCAACTGTTGACCATGCACATCCTGACACCGGACACAAACTTTTCGGTGACACAGCTATCTACTTTTGTGATGATGGCTATACCGCTGGCAACAACACCAAATTGTTTTGTAATGCAGATGGGATTTGGGCACCTCTCGAGGGACAGAGTATGCCGTACTGCATTGCCACCTTCTGCCAACGTCCACCTGATCTACTACATGCTATTCTAGACTCCATTTATAAACCCAAATATACTAGTAACACAGAAGTCAGCTACAAATGTGAGGAAGGCTTTATGCTTAATACCACAGCAACTTTGAAATGCTTAATGGGAGGAGAATGGTCACCTTCACCTATGGATATTGGCTGTGTGCCCATCAGATGCTCCAAGCCAGAAAATATTGAGCGGGGTTATGTCAGTGGAACCAACTACAATTTTGGAGCTGTTATTGCATATAGCTGTGATAAGGGCTACTATATCCGAGGGGAGAAAAGAAGAACATGTATGGCTAATGGAGAGTGGGGTGGAGCTTTACCAACTTGCCAACCTATTAGTTGCTCTATTCCTCCTCGTCTGATTAACGGCTACATTCAG GACTCCACAAGGAGAGCCAACTATGTATACAATAGTAAGGTGACATATACTTGCAATGGGGGTTATCGCCTCATTGGGAAGGCTGACCGTACATGCATGGCCAACAAGATGTGGTCCAACATTGATCCCCCCGTTTGTAAGCTTTTAAACTGCCCACAACCTCCTGATATCTTACATGGGCACTACCGTGGCTCCATATTTGAAGTGGGAAGTAAAGTGGAATATGTCTGTGATGAAGGTTATGAACTCAACGGAGAGGCAATATGGACCTGTTTAAAATATGGGAAATGGGACAAGACCAAAACTCCTCAGTGTTCTCCTGTTCAGTGTGTGGAGCCACCTTTAGAGGAGAACCATCTAGTATTAAGAAGCTTGGACTCAAACTCAGGAACTGTGGAACTCTCCTGTGAGGATGGGTATGTACTTCATGGAGCAAAAATTCTTCGATGTACCCCATCACGAGAATGGAACGATTCTTTTCCAGTCTGCAAACAGGTGTCTTGTGGTTCACCACCAGAGGTTTCTTTTGGTGATCCATCATCAACATCTACCTATTTTTCCAGTGTAATTACCTACTCCTGCATGGCAGGTTTTACCCTTAGAAAAGAAGCTTCTGTTAGCTGTCAAGCAGATGGACGCTGGAGCACCCCATATCCAGAGTGCATTCCTGTAGAGTGCCCACATCCTGAGGAAATATCAAATGGAATAGTGGATGTGCAAGGACTTATGTATCTAAGCACTGCTCTGTACAGCTGCAAGCATGGATATGACCTAGTGGGCAACTCAACAGTGATATGTGGTCAGCGTGGCCTCTGGATTGGTGGAGTACCTGCTTGTCGTCCCATTCAATGTGCTCCACCCAAAGAGATCCCCAATGGCTTTGCCAAGTTCTCACAACTTCTGTTTAGCAGGTCTGTTACTTACACCTGTCAGCGAGGATATAGATTAGAAGGTCCAGAGACTCTTACCTGCCTGGAAAGTGGTAAATGGGACAATGAGGTTCCATCCTGCCAACAAATCTACTGCTTTCCCCCCAAACCAATTGACAATGGCTTTGTTGAAGGCCAGGATCATAAGTTTGGTATGACCATTTTCTATAGCTGCTTCCCAGGCTTTTTGCTTGTGGGACAGAGCCACGTTACCTGTGAGGAAAATGGTTGGTCTAGTTTAGTCCCCACTTGCACTCCAGCAGACTGTGGTCTTCCTCCACACATTGATTTTggtgattattttaaaattcaagATCCTTCTGCTGAGTTGGCTGGTGACAAACCATCAGACACCCCTTCACCAGCAGACACCAGCTTCTTACATGGAACCATGGTAGAGTATCGCTGCCATGCAGGCTATGAAATGAATGGTAGAGTTGCTTTAGTGTGCCAAGAAGATGGTACATGGAATGGGACAGCTCCCAAGTGTGTACCTGCTAAGTGTGATACACCCCCTCATCCTGAACATGGatcagtaacagtaacagataCTGTACTGGGAAGATTAGTAGAGTACAGCTGTGATGAAGGATATGAGCTGGACGGCCCAACCGTACAACAGTGTATCTCTGGACATCAGTGGAGTAATGAAGCACCACAATGTGCTCCTGTCAACTGTGGTGACCCAGGGGGTATTGCTAATGGTGAAATGATAGGAAGTTATTTTCACTTCAAAGGAGTTATACAATATGAATGCCACACTGGATTTGTCCTACAAGGTTTAGGAACTAGGACTTGCCAAATGGATGGTAAATGGGATGGCAAAGCACCATGGTGTAAGGCTGTGTCTTGTGGACGTCCTGTGGTCTCAAGTGATGTATTAATTAAAGGAGATGGTTATACATTTGGCAAACGACTACTGTTTAGCTGCCACAATGGATTTATCCTGCATGGGACACACACTAGTGTTTGTCTTGCTAATGGTACTTGGAGTGAAAATGCCCCTAAGTGCCTCCCAGCTGACTGTGGTCGACCCCCGATCATTCAAAATGGCCGTGTCACAGGAACAAATTATGGTTATAATGGGAAAGTTAAATATGAGTGTAATGTAGGTTATATATTGGCAGGAAACCCCACACTCGTTTGTGGAGGTGATGGACTGTGGGATGACCCTCCACCACGATGTGACATAGTCACATGTGACCCACCTGAAGATATTAGTCATGGCTTTCTAAATGGCTCAAGTTTTAATTTTGAGGATGTTGTGGAATATGTTTGTTTCCCTGGTTATGAGACAATTGGCAGTCCAATTTTGCGCTGTGCAGCAGACGGAAATTGGGTTGGGACAGTGCCAGAATGCCGGCTCTGTATATGCAACCCACCAGTACTGAGGTTTGGAGTCGTGCTTGGCCGAGATCACACTTGTGGGGCCAGTGTGTGGTTCCGATGTGATGAGGGCTATATACTTCTTGGGCCTACTGAATCTGTGTGTGACAAGGGAGGATTGTGGAGTCCAGGAGTTCCCATTTGTAGCAGAGGCAGATGTGCAACACCTCCTCCTGCAATACCAAATGCTCTTGTGCAAGGTGGTACAGTTGTACCTGATGAAGTCACCTATGAATGCAGAAAAGGATACCGTCCACGTGGCAACCCAAATCTCTCCTGTGGAAGGTTGGGTAGATGGGAAGTTCCAAGTTTACACTGTGATCCTGTGTCTTGTGGAGAACCTCCACCTGTTCCAAATGCAGAGATTGTGGAATCCATTTTTACCTATGGCAAAAAGGCTCAGTACAG GTGTAAAGTGGGGTACATGCTGGTTACACAAACAGGTACAATCAACTGTCAGAGTGATGGCACTTGGTCCAAACATAGTGTGAGGTGTCAGCCCATACCATGCAGCCTTCCCACCAACCTAACCCATGTTGTGGTGACAGCTagccaacacacacctgtaggaGGCACTGCCACAATATCCTGTATGCCAGGATTTTATCTTGAGGGAGCAGCACTATCAGAATGTGAA CTCTTTGGTAAATGGTCTCCATCATTCTCCTCCAACTCATGTGTGCCTGTCATCTGTGAAAAGCCCCTCCCCATTCTCCATGGTAATATTAAAGGAGACGACTACAATTATGGGGACATGATTGTGTACACCTGTTTGCCAGGGTTTGAACTACAG GGTCATGATGTTCAGATCTGTCAGGGAGACAGAACATGGAGTGGCAGTCAGCCTGAATGTGTCG CGACTTCATGTGGTGCTCCACCCATTGTGGAGAATGCTGTTTCTTTGCCAACTGGTGAGTCATACCAGAGCAATGTGACATATATTTGTAACGCTGGGATGAACCTGGTTGGCCCACAGAACCTCACATGTCAGGCTGATGGAACATGGAGCTCACCTGCACCAACCTGTGAAG CCTCTAAAGGTTGTGAAAAGCCTGGAGGGTTCATAAACGGGAAGGTTCTGGAACAGAGCCTAGTCAACTGGAAGGCTCTTGAGTTTTTCTGCAATAAGGGCTACGCTCTACAGGGAGAGTCCCTTGTTGTCTGCATGGGAAATGGTTCTTGGAGTTCACCGTTTCCTATTTGTACAC TGCTTATAAGAagggggccacggtggcttaggtGTTAg